In Candidatus Deferrimicrobium sp., the genomic window AGGAAACGGGCCCACCGACGCGGTGACGACGCGCACGGCACGCGGCTCCTGGGCCTTGGCATGCCCCGCAGCGCGCGCCGGCGTCGTATCCTTCCCGCAGGCGACGACGGATACGGAAAGCAGCGTGGCGACAAGCAGGGCAAGCAAGGGAAATCTTCCTGAATTTCGACGGGAATCAGGCATTTGCCTAGTGTACGACGATATCCCTGCGTGGGGCAATGGGTCAAAGCCGGGGGAACGATGAAGCCTCCCGCGGGCTCGCATTCTCCTATGCGAATACCCGTTGACACCCCGGCGACGCACTGTATACTGTATACAGTACGTCGTCTTGCCGGGGGGTGGGACATGACCCTTCCATTGAGGAACCATTCCATCTTCGCCGCACCCCCGGCAGACTATTCCCTTATGCGTACCTCCGTCCCGTCGGCACGTTAACCAAAGGAAGATTCCCGCCGAAAGGAGGCCCGACATGTTCAATAAAATCCTGGTGCCGCTGGACGGTTCCGCGCTTGCGGAAAGGGCGATCGACCAGGTTGAGAAGATGGCGAAGGGGTCGGTCGCCGAGGTGCTTCTCCTGAAGGTCGTACCGGCGCCTCTTGGGAAGGCGCCGGAGGCCGGGCAGGTGGAGGAGTTGAAGGCGTTCGCCGAGAGCGTTGCCCGGGCGACGGCGTATCTCGAGAGGATCGCCACACGGCTCGGCGCGATCTCCGTGAAGTCCCGGATTCTGGTCACTTCCGGGGAACCTTACGCCGAGATCCTCACGGCTGCCCACAAGGAGGACGTCGACTGCATCGTGATGAGCACCCACGGCGGAACGGCCCTCGCGCGCGTGCTGCT contains:
- a CDS encoding universal stress protein, whose protein sequence is MFNKILVPLDGSALAERAIDQVEKMAKGSVAEVLLLKVVPAPLGKAPEAGQVEELKAFAESVARATAYLERIATRLGAISVKSRILVTSGEPYAEILTAAHKEDVDCIVMSTHGGTALARVLLGSTAEKVVYTTKRPVFLVKPEKIHAARVEEGDIFAGVAR